From Acinonyx jubatus isolate Ajub_Pintada_27869175 chromosome B2, VMU_Ajub_asm_v1.0, whole genome shotgun sequence, a single genomic window includes:
- the PBX2 gene encoding pre-B-cell leukemia transcription factor 2: MDERLLGPPPPGGGRGGLGLVGGEPGGPGEPPGGGDPGGGSGGVPGGRGKQDIGDILQQIMTITDQSLDEAQAKKHALNCHRMKPALFSVLCEIKEKTGLSIRSSQEEEPVDPQLMRLDNMLLAEGVAGPEKGGGSAAAAAAAAASGGGVSPDNSIEHSDYRSKLAQIRHIYHSELEKYEQACNEFTTHVMNLLREQSRTRPVAPKEMERMVSIIHRKFSAIQMQLKQSTCEAVMILRSRFLDARRKRRNFSKQATEVLNEYFYSHLSNPYPSEEAKEELAKKCGITVSQVSNWFGNKRIRYKKNIGKFQEEANIYAVKTAVSVTQGGHSRTSSPTPPSSAGSGGSFNLSGSGDMFLGMPGLNGDSYSASQVESLRHSMGPGGYGDNLGGGQMYSPREMRANGGWQEAVTPSSVTSPTEGPGSVHSDTSN, translated from the exons ATGGACGAGCGGCTGCTGGGGCCGCCCCCTCcaggtgggggccgggggggccTGGGATTggtgggtggggagcctgggggccCTGGCGAGCCTCCCGGTGGCGGAGACCCCGGTGGGGGTAGCGGGGGGGTCCCGGGAGGCCGAGGGAAGCAAGACATCGGGGACATTCTGCAGCAGATAATGACCATCACCGACCAGAGCCTGGACGAGGCCCAGGCCAA gAAACACGCCCTCAACTGTCACCGCATGAAGCCTGCTCTCTTTAGTGTCCTGTGTGAAATCAAGGAGAAAACCG GCCTTAGCATTCGAAGCTCCCAAGAGGAGGAGCCGGTGGACCCACAGCTGATGCGCCTGGACAACATGCTTCTGGCAGAGGGTGTGGCTGGGCCTGAGAAAGGAGGGGGCTCAGCGGCAGCAGCTGCGGCCGCAGCAGCCTCCGGGGGCGGCGTGTCCCCTGACAACTCCATCGAACACTCGGACTATCGCAGCAAACTTGCTCAGATCCGCCACATCTACCACTCGGAGCTGGAGAAATATGAGCAG GCGTGTAACGAGTTCACAACCCACGTCATGAACCTGCTGAGGGAACAGAGCCGCACACGGCCTGTGGCACCCAAGGAGATGGAGCGCATGGTGAGCATCATCCATCGGAAGTTCAGCGCCATCCAGATGCAGCTCAAGCAGAGCACCTGTGAGGCTGTCATGATTCTGCGTTCCCGCTTCTTGGATGCCAG ACGAAAACGCCGCAACTTCAGCAAACAGGCCACTGAGGTCCTCAATGAGTATTTCTACTCGCATCTGAGTAACCCATATCCTAGTGAAGAGGCTAAGGAGGAGCTTGCCAAGAAGTGTGGAATCACTGTCTCTCAG GTCTCCAACTGGTTTGGCAACAAGCGGATTCGgtataagaaaaatattggaaagttCCAAGAGGAAGCAAACATCTATGCTGTCAAGACCGCCGTGTCAGTCACCCAGGGGGGCCACAGCCGCACCAGCTCCCCGACACCCCCTTCGTCTGCAG GCTCTGGCGGCTCTTTCAATCTCTCAGGATCCGGAGACATGTTTCTGGGGATGCCCGGGCTCAACGGAGATTCCTACTCTGCTTCCCAG GTGGAATCACTCCGACACTCAATGGGGCCAGGGGGCTACGGGGATAACCTTGGGGGAGGCCAGATGTACAGCCCTCGGGAAATGAGG gcAAACGGTGGCTGGCAGGAGGCTGTAACCCCATCCTCAGTGACGTCCCCGACAGAGGGACCAGGGAGCGTTCACTCTGACACTTCCAACTGA
- the AGER gene encoding advanced glycosylation end product-specific receptor isoform X2, translating to MGVGEKVQAPPRAVATAVRGRQSKEPGKEAGWQQGQQLEPGCWSSVCGVSHSPHTNPPCRKHSVLPKSAQNFPGTWALLFKLPHPPCPSFISPHFPPTLPPLYCLPGAVVGDRNVTARIGKPLVLNCRGAPKKPPQQLEWKLNTGRTEAWKVLSPQGGPWDSVARVLPNGSLLLPAVGIQDEGTFRCRAKSRNGKETRSTYQVRVYQIPGKPEIMDPASELMAGVPNKVGTCLSKGGYPAGTLNWHLDGKPLIPDGKGVSVQEETRRHPETGLFTLQSELMVTPARGGAPHPTFSCSFSPGLPRRRALHTAPIQLSVWEPVPLEVQLVVEPEGGTVAPGGTVTLTCETPAQSSLQIHWIKDGVPLPLTPNPVLLLSEVRPQDQGTYSCVATHPSHGPQESRAVSVHIIETEEGPTAGSLEGQGLGTVALALGILGGLGIAALLIGAIIWQRQRRQGEESILPHLPPQEGPRKPGGGGRGGGGARRAESVRGA from the exons atgggggtaggggagaaggTGCAAGCCCCACCTAGGGCGGTGGCCACAgcagtgaggggcagacagagcaaggagcctgggaaggaagcaggatgGCAGCAGGGGCAGCAGCTGGAGCCTGGGTGCTGGTCTTCAGTCTGTGGGGTGAGCCACTCCCCTCACACCAATCCTCCCTGCAGAAAGCACTCTGTCCTCCCCAAATCTGCCCAGAACTTTCCTGGAACCTGGGCACTGCTCTTCAAGCTCCCTCACCCACCTTGTCCTAGTTTTATTAGCCCCCATTTCCCTCCTACCCTTCCACCATTGTACTGTCTCCCAGGGGCAGTAGTAGGCGACCGAAACGTCACAGCCCGGATTGGGAAGCCACTGGTGCTGAACTGTAGGGGGGCCCCCAAGAAACCACCCCAGCAGTTGGAATGGAAACTG aaCACAGGCCGAACAGAAGCTTGGAAGGTCCTGTCTCCCCAGGGAGGCCCCTGGGATAGTGTAGCTCGAGTGCTCCCCAATGGCTCCCTCCTCCTGCCGGCAGTAGGGATCCAGGATGAGGGGACTTTCCGGTGCCGGGCAAAAAGCAGGAATGGAAAGGAGACAAGGTCAACCTACCAAGTCCGAGTCTACC AGATTCCTGGGAAGCCAGAAATCATGGATCCTGCCTCTGAACTCATGGCTGGTGTCCCCAATAAG GTGGGGACATGTTTGTCCAAGGGGGGCTACCCTGCCGGAACTCTTAACTGGCACTTGGATGGGAAACCCCTCATACCTGATGGCAAAG GAGTGTCCGTGCAGGAAGAGACCAGGAGACACCCTGAAACAGGGCTTTTCACACTCCAGTCAGAACTGATGGTGACCCCAGCCCGGGGAGGAGCTCCCCATCCCACTTTCTCCTGTAGCTTCAGTCCTGGCCTTCCCCGGCGCCGAGCCCTACACACGGCCCCCATCCAGCTCAGCGTCTGGg agcctgTGCCTCTGGAGGTCCAATTGGTGGTAGAGCCAGAAGGTGGAACAGTAGCTCCTGGTGGTACCGTGACCCTGACCTGTGAAACCCCTGCCCAGTCCTCCCTTCAAATCCACTGGATCAAGGAC gGCGTGCCCCTGCCCCTTACCCCCAACCCTGTGTTGCTCCTCTCTGAGGTAAGACCTCAGGACCAGGGAACCTACAGCTGTGTAGCCACCCATCCCAGCCATGGGCCCCAGGAAAGCCGTGCTGTCAGTGTCCACATCATCG AAACAGAGGAGGGGCCAACTGCAG GTTCTTTggaagggcaggggctgggaacTGTAGCCCTAGCCCTGGGGATCCTGGGAGGCCTGGGGATAGCTGCCCTGCTCATTGGGGCCATCATATGGCAAAGACAGCGACGCCAAGGAGAGGAGAG TATTCTCCCCCATCTTCCTCCTCAGGAAGGCCCCAGAaaaccaggaggaggaggaagaggaggaggaggagcgcgAAGAGCTGAATCAGTCAGAGGAGCCTGA
- the AGER gene encoding advanced glycosylation end product-specific receptor isoform X1, with product MGVGEKVQAPPRAVATAVRGRQSKEPGKEAGWQQGQQLEPGCWSSVCGVSHSPHTNPPCRKHSVLPKSAQNFPGTWALLFKLPHPPCPSFISPHFPPTLPPLYCLPGAVVGDRNVTARIGKPLVLNCRGAPKKPPQQLEWKLNTGRTEAWKVLSPQGGPWDSVARVLPNGSLLLPAVGIQDEGTFRCRAKSRNGKETRSTYQVRVYQIPGKPEIMDPASELMAGVPNKVGTCLSKGGYPAGTLNWHLDGKPLIPDGKGVSVQEETRRHPETGLFTLQSELMVTPARGGAPHPTFSCSFSPGLPRRRALHTAPIQLSVWEPVPLEVQLVVEPEGGTVAPGGTVTLTCETPAQSSLQIHWIKDGVPLPLTPNPVLLLSEVRPQDQGTYSCVATHPSHGPQESRAVSVHIIETEEGPTAGSLEGQGLGTVALALGILGGLGIAALLIGAIIWQRQRRQGEERKAPENQEEEEEEEEEREELNQSEEPEAAEGSAAGP from the exons atgggggtaggggagaaggTGCAAGCCCCACCTAGGGCGGTGGCCACAgcagtgaggggcagacagagcaaggagcctgggaaggaagcaggatgGCAGCAGGGGCAGCAGCTGGAGCCTGGGTGCTGGTCTTCAGTCTGTGGGGTGAGCCACTCCCCTCACACCAATCCTCCCTGCAGAAAGCACTCTGTCCTCCCCAAATCTGCCCAGAACTTTCCTGGAACCTGGGCACTGCTCTTCAAGCTCCCTCACCCACCTTGTCCTAGTTTTATTAGCCCCCATTTCCCTCCTACCCTTCCACCATTGTACTGTCTCCCAGGGGCAGTAGTAGGCGACCGAAACGTCACAGCCCGGATTGGGAAGCCACTGGTGCTGAACTGTAGGGGGGCCCCCAAGAAACCACCCCAGCAGTTGGAATGGAAACTG aaCACAGGCCGAACAGAAGCTTGGAAGGTCCTGTCTCCCCAGGGAGGCCCCTGGGATAGTGTAGCTCGAGTGCTCCCCAATGGCTCCCTCCTCCTGCCGGCAGTAGGGATCCAGGATGAGGGGACTTTCCGGTGCCGGGCAAAAAGCAGGAATGGAAAGGAGACAAGGTCAACCTACCAAGTCCGAGTCTACC AGATTCCTGGGAAGCCAGAAATCATGGATCCTGCCTCTGAACTCATGGCTGGTGTCCCCAATAAG GTGGGGACATGTTTGTCCAAGGGGGGCTACCCTGCCGGAACTCTTAACTGGCACTTGGATGGGAAACCCCTCATACCTGATGGCAAAG GAGTGTCCGTGCAGGAAGAGACCAGGAGACACCCTGAAACAGGGCTTTTCACACTCCAGTCAGAACTGATGGTGACCCCAGCCCGGGGAGGAGCTCCCCATCCCACTTTCTCCTGTAGCTTCAGTCCTGGCCTTCCCCGGCGCCGAGCCCTACACACGGCCCCCATCCAGCTCAGCGTCTGGg agcctgTGCCTCTGGAGGTCCAATTGGTGGTAGAGCCAGAAGGTGGAACAGTAGCTCCTGGTGGTACCGTGACCCTGACCTGTGAAACCCCTGCCCAGTCCTCCCTTCAAATCCACTGGATCAAGGAC gGCGTGCCCCTGCCCCTTACCCCCAACCCTGTGTTGCTCCTCTCTGAGGTAAGACCTCAGGACCAGGGAACCTACAGCTGTGTAGCCACCCATCCCAGCCATGGGCCCCAGGAAAGCCGTGCTGTCAGTGTCCACATCATCG AAACAGAGGAGGGGCCAACTGCAG GTTCTTTggaagggcaggggctgggaacTGTAGCCCTAGCCCTGGGGATCCTGGGAGGCCTGGGGATAGCTGCCCTGCTCATTGGGGCCATCATATGGCAAAGACAGCGACGCCAAGGAGAGGAGAG GAAGGCCCCAGAaaaccaggaggaggaggaagaggaggaggaggagcgcgAAGAGCTGAATCAGTCAGAGGAGCCTGAGGCAGCTGAGGGCAGTGCAGCAGGGCCTTGA
- the AGER gene encoding advanced glycosylation end product-specific receptor isoform X3, whose amino-acid sequence MGVGEKVQAPPRAVATAVRGRQSKEPGKEAGWQQGQQLEPGCWSSVCGVSHSPHTNPPCRKHSVLPKSAQNFPGTWALLFKLPHPPCPSFISPHFPPTLPPLYCLPGAVVGDRNVTARIGKPLVLNCRGAPKKPPQQLEWKLNTGRTEAWKVLSPQGGPWDSVARVLPNGSLLLPAVGIQDEGTFRCRAKSRNGKETRSTYQVRVYQIPGKPEIMDPASELMAGVPNKVGTCLSKGGYPAGTLNWHLDGKPLIPDGKGVSVQEETRRHPETGLFTLQSELMVTPARGGAPHPTFSCSFSPGLPRRRALHTAPIQLSVWEPVPLEVQLVVEPEGGTVAPGGTVTLTCETPAQSSLQIHWIKDGVPLPLTPNPVLLLSEVRPQDQGTYSCVATHPSHGPQESRAVSVHIIETEEGPTAGSLEGQGLGTVALALGILGGLGIAALLIGAIIWQRQRRQGEER is encoded by the exons atgggggtaggggagaaggTGCAAGCCCCACCTAGGGCGGTGGCCACAgcagtgaggggcagacagagcaaggagcctgggaaggaagcaggatgGCAGCAGGGGCAGCAGCTGGAGCCTGGGTGCTGGTCTTCAGTCTGTGGGGTGAGCCACTCCCCTCACACCAATCCTCCCTGCAGAAAGCACTCTGTCCTCCCCAAATCTGCCCAGAACTTTCCTGGAACCTGGGCACTGCTCTTCAAGCTCCCTCACCCACCTTGTCCTAGTTTTATTAGCCCCCATTTCCCTCCTACCCTTCCACCATTGTACTGTCTCCCAGGGGCAGTAGTAGGCGACCGAAACGTCACAGCCCGGATTGGGAAGCCACTGGTGCTGAACTGTAGGGGGGCCCCCAAGAAACCACCCCAGCAGTTGGAATGGAAACTG aaCACAGGCCGAACAGAAGCTTGGAAGGTCCTGTCTCCCCAGGGAGGCCCCTGGGATAGTGTAGCTCGAGTGCTCCCCAATGGCTCCCTCCTCCTGCCGGCAGTAGGGATCCAGGATGAGGGGACTTTCCGGTGCCGGGCAAAAAGCAGGAATGGAAAGGAGACAAGGTCAACCTACCAAGTCCGAGTCTACC AGATTCCTGGGAAGCCAGAAATCATGGATCCTGCCTCTGAACTCATGGCTGGTGTCCCCAATAAG GTGGGGACATGTTTGTCCAAGGGGGGCTACCCTGCCGGAACTCTTAACTGGCACTTGGATGGGAAACCCCTCATACCTGATGGCAAAG GAGTGTCCGTGCAGGAAGAGACCAGGAGACACCCTGAAACAGGGCTTTTCACACTCCAGTCAGAACTGATGGTGACCCCAGCCCGGGGAGGAGCTCCCCATCCCACTTTCTCCTGTAGCTTCAGTCCTGGCCTTCCCCGGCGCCGAGCCCTACACACGGCCCCCATCCAGCTCAGCGTCTGGg agcctgTGCCTCTGGAGGTCCAATTGGTGGTAGAGCCAGAAGGTGGAACAGTAGCTCCTGGTGGTACCGTGACCCTGACCTGTGAAACCCCTGCCCAGTCCTCCCTTCAAATCCACTGGATCAAGGAC gGCGTGCCCCTGCCCCTTACCCCCAACCCTGTGTTGCTCCTCTCTGAGGTAAGACCTCAGGACCAGGGAACCTACAGCTGTGTAGCCACCCATCCCAGCCATGGGCCCCAGGAAAGCCGTGCTGTCAGTGTCCACATCATCG AAACAGAGGAGGGGCCAACTGCAG GTTCTTTggaagggcaggggctgggaacTGTAGCCCTAGCCCTGGGGATCCTGGGAGGCCTGGGGATAGCTGCCCTGCTCATTGGGGCCATCATATGGCAAAGACAGCGACGCCAAGGAGAGGAGAGGTAA
- the AGER gene encoding advanced glycosylation end product-specific receptor isoform X4, translating to MAAGAAAGAWVLVFSLWGAVVGDRNVTARIGKPLVLNCRGAPKKPPQQLEWKLNTGRTEAWKVLSPQGGPWDSVARVLPNGSLLLPAVGIQDEGTFRCRAKSRNGKETRSTYQVRVYQIPGKPEIMDPASELMAGVPNKVGTCLSKGGYPAGTLNWHLDGKPLIPDGKGVSVQEETRRHPETGLFTLQSELMVTPARGGAPHPTFSCSFSPGLPRRRALHTAPIQLSVWEPVPLEVQLVVEPEGGTVAPGGTVTLTCETPAQSSLQIHWIKDGVPLPLTPNPVLLLSEVRPQDQGTYSCVATHPSHGPQESRAVSVHIIETEEGPTAGSLEGQGLGTVALALGILGGLGIAALLIGAIIWQRQRRQGEERKAPENQEEEEEEEEEREELNQSEEPEAAEGSAAGP from the exons atgGCAGCAGGGGCAGCAGCTGGAGCCTGGGTGCTGGTCTTCAGTCTGTGGG GGGCAGTAGTAGGCGACCGAAACGTCACAGCCCGGATTGGGAAGCCACTGGTGCTGAACTGTAGGGGGGCCCCCAAGAAACCACCCCAGCAGTTGGAATGGAAACTG aaCACAGGCCGAACAGAAGCTTGGAAGGTCCTGTCTCCCCAGGGAGGCCCCTGGGATAGTGTAGCTCGAGTGCTCCCCAATGGCTCCCTCCTCCTGCCGGCAGTAGGGATCCAGGATGAGGGGACTTTCCGGTGCCGGGCAAAAAGCAGGAATGGAAAGGAGACAAGGTCAACCTACCAAGTCCGAGTCTACC AGATTCCTGGGAAGCCAGAAATCATGGATCCTGCCTCTGAACTCATGGCTGGTGTCCCCAATAAG GTGGGGACATGTTTGTCCAAGGGGGGCTACCCTGCCGGAACTCTTAACTGGCACTTGGATGGGAAACCCCTCATACCTGATGGCAAAG GAGTGTCCGTGCAGGAAGAGACCAGGAGACACCCTGAAACAGGGCTTTTCACACTCCAGTCAGAACTGATGGTGACCCCAGCCCGGGGAGGAGCTCCCCATCCCACTTTCTCCTGTAGCTTCAGTCCTGGCCTTCCCCGGCGCCGAGCCCTACACACGGCCCCCATCCAGCTCAGCGTCTGGg agcctgTGCCTCTGGAGGTCCAATTGGTGGTAGAGCCAGAAGGTGGAACAGTAGCTCCTGGTGGTACCGTGACCCTGACCTGTGAAACCCCTGCCCAGTCCTCCCTTCAAATCCACTGGATCAAGGAC gGCGTGCCCCTGCCCCTTACCCCCAACCCTGTGTTGCTCCTCTCTGAGGTAAGACCTCAGGACCAGGGAACCTACAGCTGTGTAGCCACCCATCCCAGCCATGGGCCCCAGGAAAGCCGTGCTGTCAGTGTCCACATCATCG AAACAGAGGAGGGGCCAACTGCAG GTTCTTTggaagggcaggggctgggaacTGTAGCCCTAGCCCTGGGGATCCTGGGAGGCCTGGGGATAGCTGCCCTGCTCATTGGGGCCATCATATGGCAAAGACAGCGACGCCAAGGAGAGGAGAG GAAGGCCCCAGAaaaccaggaggaggaggaagaggaggaggaggagcgcgAAGAGCTGAATCAGTCAGAGGAGCCTGAGGCAGCTGAGGGCAGTGCAGCAGGGCCTTGA
- the RNF5 gene encoding E3 ubiquitin-protein ligase RNF5 isoform X1, with product MAAAEEEDGGPEGPNRERGGAGATFECNICLETAREAVVSVCGHLYCWPCLHQWLETRPERQECPVCKAGISREKVVPLYGRGSQKPQDPRLKTPPRPQGQRPAPESRGGFQSFGDTGGFHFSFGVGAFPFGFFTTVFNTHDPLRRGTGVDLGQGHSASSWQDSLFLFLAIFFFFWLLSI from the exons ATGGCGGCAGCGGAGGAGGAGGACGGGGGCCCCGAAGGGCCAAACCGcgagcggggcggggcgggcgcgaCCTTCGAATGTAATATATGTCTGGAGACTGCTCGCGAAGCTGTGGTCAGTGTGTGTGGCCACCTGTACTG TTGGCCCTGTCTTCATCAG TGGCTGGAGACACGGCCAGAGCGGCAAGAATGCCCAGTGTGTAAAGCTGGGATCAGCAGAGAAAAGGTTGTCCCTCTTTATGGTCGAGGGAGCCAGAAGCCCCAGGACCCCAG ATTGAAAactccaccccgcccccagggccAGCGACCAGCTCCGGAGAGCAGAGGG GGATTCCAGTCATTTGGTGATACCGGGGGTTTTCACTTCTCATTTGGTGTTGGTGCTTTTCCCTTTGGCTTTTTCACCACCGTCTTCAACACCCATGACCCATTGCGTCGGGGTACAG GTGTGGATCTGGGACAGGGTCACTCGGCCTCCAGCTGGCAGGACTCCCTGTTCCTGTTTCTCgccatcttcttctttttctggctgCTCAGTATTTGA
- the RNF5 gene encoding E3 ubiquitin-protein ligase RNF5 isoform X2 codes for MSGDCSRSCGQCVWPPVLWLETRPERQECPVCKAGISREKVVPLYGRGSQKPQDPRLKTPPRPQGQRPAPESRGGFQSFGDTGGFHFSFGVGAFPFGFFTTVFNTHDPLRRGTGVDLGQGHSASSWQDSLFLFLAIFFFFWLLSI; via the exons ATGTCTGGAGACTGCTCGCGAAGCTGTGGTCAGTGTGTGTGGCCACCTGTACTG TGGCTGGAGACACGGCCAGAGCGGCAAGAATGCCCAGTGTGTAAAGCTGGGATCAGCAGAGAAAAGGTTGTCCCTCTTTATGGTCGAGGGAGCCAGAAGCCCCAGGACCCCAG ATTGAAAactccaccccgcccccagggccAGCGACCAGCTCCGGAGAGCAGAGGG GGATTCCAGTCATTTGGTGATACCGGGGGTTTTCACTTCTCATTTGGTGTTGGTGCTTTTCCCTTTGGCTTTTTCACCACCGTCTTCAACACCCATGACCCATTGCGTCGGGGTACAG GTGTGGATCTGGGACAGGGTCACTCGGCCTCCAGCTGGCAGGACTCCCTGTTCCTGTTTCTCgccatcttcttctttttctggctgCTCAGTATTTGA